In Acidimicrobiales bacterium, the following are encoded in one genomic region:
- a CDS encoding ferric reductase-like transmembrane domain-containing protein, whose amino-acid sequence MSGKALWYLTRGSGAVSLVLLTLALVLGILTSSRWVRDRWPRFVVEGLHRNLSLMATVFVGIHIASAVADGYVPIRWIDAVVPFGAAYSPFWLGLGALALDIFVAVAVTSLVRARLGYRAWRSVHWLAYGCWGLAIVHGVGIGSDRGQLWMLTLDLVAVASVLGSVAWRVGRRGRGPVTAGERVLEPQST is encoded by the coding sequence GTGAGCGGCAAGGCGCTGTGGTACCTGACCCGGGGCAGCGGGGCCGTGAGCCTCGTGCTGCTGACCCTGGCCCTGGTGCTCGGCATCCTCACCTCCTCGCGGTGGGTGCGCGACCGCTGGCCGCGCTTCGTGGTCGAGGGACTGCACCGCAACTTGTCGCTCATGGCGACGGTGTTCGTCGGCATCCACATCGCCAGCGCAGTGGCGGACGGCTACGTGCCGATTCGCTGGATCGACGCCGTCGTGCCGTTCGGCGCCGCCTACAGCCCCTTCTGGTTGGGCCTCGGTGCTCTGGCACTCGACATCTTCGTCGCCGTGGCCGTCACCAGCCTGGTGCGGGCCCGCCTCGGCTACCGGGCCTGGCGCAGTGTGCACTGGTTGGCCTACGGCTGCTGGGGCCTGGCCATCGTCCACGGCGTCGGGATCGGAAGCGACCGGGGCCAACTCTGGATGCTCACCCTCGATCTCGTCGCGGTGGCTTCGGTGCTGGGCTCAGTCGCGTGGCGGGTCGGCCGTCGTGGCCGCGGTCCGGTGACCGCCGGCGAGCGGGTCCTGGAGCCTCAATCGACGTAA
- a CDS encoding enoyl-CoA hydratase-related protein: MNDTVGYEIDGHVATITYNRPEALNAVNGEMRRGLNDAFAAFRDDEGAWVAIVTGQGRAFCAGADMRDGGAAAGEFAGSFWEKPTLNSFESGWEIFKPVIAAVNGHCLGYGLTLVTWCDFVIASERAEFGFPEVRLGVPTIVGAIRLPKRISWQYAMELLLTGERVDAHRAREMGLAGWVVPHEDLMAEARRLADRLVRAAPLAARATKEVAVRSEHLSSLEAIRFGETMRKVVATTADAAEGLEAAREGRSPRWTGR; encoded by the coding sequence GTGAACGACACCGTGGGATACGAGATCGACGGGCACGTGGCGACCATCACCTACAACCGCCCCGAGGCGCTCAACGCCGTCAACGGAGAGATGCGGCGGGGGCTCAACGACGCGTTCGCCGCCTTTCGTGACGACGAGGGCGCGTGGGTGGCCATCGTCACCGGGCAGGGTCGGGCGTTCTGCGCGGGGGCCGACATGCGGGACGGGGGCGCGGCAGCGGGGGAGTTCGCGGGGTCGTTCTGGGAGAAGCCCACGCTCAACTCGTTCGAGAGTGGGTGGGAGATCTTCAAGCCCGTCATCGCCGCCGTGAACGGCCACTGCCTGGGCTACGGGCTCACATTGGTGACGTGGTGCGACTTCGTGATCGCCAGCGAGCGGGCCGAGTTCGGCTTTCCCGAGGTACGCCTCGGCGTCCCCACGATCGTGGGGGCCATCCGCCTTCCGAAGCGGATCAGCTGGCAGTACGCCATGGAGCTCCTTCTCACCGGCGAGCGGGTCGACGCCCACCGGGCGAGGGAGATGGGCCTGGCCGGCTGGGTGGTGCCCCACGAGGATCTCATGGCCGAGGCTCGGCGCCTGGCTGACCGACTGGTCCGGGCTGCGCCGTTGGCGGCGCGGGCCACCAAGGAGGTGGCGGTGCGCTCGGAGCACCTGTCGTCTCTCGAGGCGATCCGCTTCGGGGAGACGATGCGCAAGGTGGTGGCGACCACCGCCGACGCCGCCGAGGGGCTCGAGGCGGCGCGAGAAGGCCGGTCACCTCGATGGACGGGCCGCTGA
- a CDS encoding SCO family protein, translating to MLALALAVALVASGCGGPSSASPSAPSPSFGIVQDRPVPDVPLVDESGRPTSLSAFQGKVVVLANFLSLCQDECPMITGAFIAMQRDVQAAGLGNSVAFVEVSVDPGRDTPARLAAYSQQFGATWPLLTGTPSDLSRLWSFFGVSSQQVPEDQPPKLDWWTHQPLTYDVTHTDGFILLDANGHERFITSNPPDLHGQLGAPLKGLLNDGGVHNLEHQQSPSWTVSQALGALGWLVGRAIP from the coding sequence ATGCTGGCGCTCGCCCTGGCAGTGGCGCTCGTCGCCTCTGGCTGCGGTGGGCCGTCATCGGCGTCACCGTCGGCGCCGTCGCCCTCGTTCGGAATCGTCCAGGACCGACCGGTGCCCGACGTGCCACTGGTCGACGAGAGCGGCCGGCCGACCAGCCTCTCCGCCTTTCAGGGCAAGGTCGTGGTGCTGGCCAACTTCCTTTCGCTGTGCCAGGACGAGTGCCCGATGATCACGGGCGCGTTCATCGCCATGCAGCGCGACGTGCAAGCGGCCGGGCTCGGCAACAGCGTGGCCTTCGTGGAGGTCAGCGTCGACCCTGGTCGGGACACGCCCGCCCGGCTGGCGGCGTACTCCCAGCAGTTCGGGGCGACGTGGCCGCTTCTGACAGGGACCCCATCGGACCTGAGCCGGCTATGGAGCTTCTTCGGCGTCTCGTCCCAGCAGGTCCCCGAGGATCAGCCGCCCAAGCTCGACTGGTGGACGCACCAGCCCCTGACCTACGACGTCACCCACACCGACGGCTTCATCCTGCTCGACGCCAACGGCCACGAGCGCTTCATCACCTCCAACCCTCCCGACCTGCACGGCCAGCTCGGTGCCCCGCTCAAGGGACTGCTGAACGACGGGGGCGTTCACAACCTCGAGCACCAGCAGTCGCCATCATGGACCGTGTCCCAGGCCCTGGGTGCCCTGGGCTGGCTCGTGGGGCGGGCCATCCCCTAG
- a CDS encoding FAD:protein FMN transferase, producing the protein MAAPLGRLAAVGRCELRALGTGAVVLTADSRRLGPALAAVVEEVAAIDVACSRFRDDSELAAVNRGGGRPVHVGPLLLEAVETALRAARLTDGDVDPTVGDAIRVLGYDRDFGAVAPTGRPLVRLAAVPGWHQISVDRRRQLVAMPPGVSLDLGATAKALAADRAASRAASAAGCGVLVSLGGDISTAGEPPGGGWSVRVADWHAAGPEAEGEIVEVSSGGVATSSTTVRRWSRGTEELHHVVDPATGRSAEVVWRTVSVAAATCVDANVAATAAIVRGNRSPAWLASLRLPARLVRPDGSVVRVGGWPAPEVAA; encoded by the coding sequence ATGGCTGCGCCCTTGGGACGGCTGGCCGCCGTCGGGCGCTGCGAGCTCCGCGCCCTCGGTACCGGGGCGGTGGTCCTCACCGCGGATTCGCGCCGCCTGGGGCCGGCCCTCGCCGCCGTTGTGGAGGAGGTCGCGGCGATCGACGTCGCCTGCAGCCGTTTTCGGGACGACTCAGAGCTGGCCGCGGTCAACCGCGGCGGTGGCCGTCCGGTTCATGTCGGCCCCCTGCTTCTCGAAGCGGTGGAGACGGCGCTGCGGGCGGCCCGGCTCACCGACGGTGACGTGGATCCCACCGTGGGCGATGCCATCCGGGTCCTTGGCTACGACCGCGACTTCGGCGCCGTGGCGCCGACCGGCCGGCCACTGGTCCGCCTCGCCGCCGTACCGGGGTGGCACCAGATCAGCGTGGACCGGCGTCGCCAGCTGGTGGCGATGCCTCCCGGGGTGAGCCTGGACCTCGGCGCCACGGCCAAAGCGCTGGCGGCCGACCGGGCTGCCAGTCGGGCCGCGTCTGCCGCCGGCTGCGGGGTGCTTGTCAGCCTTGGCGGGGACATCTCGACCGCCGGCGAACCGCCGGGCGGGGGCTGGTCGGTGCGCGTCGCCGACTGGCACGCGGCGGGCCCGGAGGCCGAAGGTGAGATCGTCGAGGTGTCCTCAGGTGGCGTGGCCACGTCCTCGACGACGGTCCGACGGTGGTCGCGGGGCACCGAAGAGCTGCACCACGTCGTCGATCCGGCCACGGGCCGCTCGGCAGAGGTCGTCTGGCGAACGGTATCGGTGGCTGCCGCCACCTGTGTCGACGCCAACGTGGCCGCCACCGCGGCCATCGTCCGGGGGAATCGGAGCCCGGCGTGGCTGGCCTCGTTGCGTCTTCCCGCCCGCCTCGTCCGACCCGACGGTTCCGTGGTCAGAGTCGGGGGCTGGCCTGCGCCGGAGGTGGCGGCGTGA
- a CDS encoding glutamate decarboxylase, which produces MAVHGKGEAERELLRGDPLFQLDTGRDEVPRFHLPNDPMPAEAAHRLIHQELMLDGNASLNLATFVTTWMEPEADRLMLDCAARNMIDKDEYPQTAEIETRCVNILGNLWHMPEKGGATGCSTTGSSEACMLGGLALKRRWRAGRRAEGKDTTNPNIVMGANVQVCWEKFANYFEVEPRLVPIEGDRYHLGASEAIDACDENTIGVVAILGSTFDGSYEPVADIAAGLDDLETRTGMDIPVHVDGASGAMIAPFLDEEVVWDFRLPRVASINVSGHKYGRVYPGVGWIVWRDAAALPEELVFRVNYLGGDMPTFGLNFSRPGSQVVAQYYNFLRLGWDGFRAVQRGCRDVAMFLSAEIAATGRFDLLSDGSQLPVFAFTTKPGTAFDVFDLSAHLRARGWQVPAYTFPDNRTDLAAARVVVRQGSKDAAELFLDDLRRGVEALDRTGGGVGEHQSSFHH; this is translated from the coding sequence ATGGCGGTCCATGGCAAGGGAGAGGCGGAGAGGGAGCTGCTTCGCGGCGATCCTCTCTTTCAGCTCGACACTGGGCGCGACGAGGTCCCGCGCTTTCACCTGCCCAATGATCCGATGCCCGCGGAAGCCGCTCACCGCCTCATCCATCAGGAGCTCATGCTCGACGGCAACGCCTCCTTGAACCTGGCCACCTTCGTCACCACCTGGATGGAACCCGAGGCGGACCGGCTGATGCTCGACTGCGCAGCAAGGAACATGATCGACAAGGACGAATACCCGCAGACCGCAGAGATCGAGACGCGCTGCGTCAACATCCTCGGAAATCTGTGGCACATGCCCGAGAAGGGCGGCGCGACCGGCTGCTCGACGACGGGCTCCAGCGAAGCCTGCATGCTGGGAGGCCTGGCACTGAAGCGACGCTGGCGTGCCGGTCGCCGGGCGGAAGGCAAGGACACCACCAACCCCAACATCGTCATGGGCGCCAACGTCCAGGTGTGCTGGGAGAAGTTCGCCAACTACTTCGAGGTCGAACCCCGCCTCGTCCCGATCGAGGGCGACCGGTACCACCTTGGCGCGTCCGAGGCAATCGACGCTTGCGACGAGAACACGATCGGCGTGGTGGCAATCCTCGGGTCCACATTCGACGGCAGCTACGAGCCGGTCGCCGACATCGCTGCCGGTCTGGATGACCTCGAGACCCGCACCGGGATGGACATCCCGGTCCACGTGGACGGGGCCTCGGGTGCGATGATCGCACCGTTTCTGGACGAGGAGGTCGTCTGGGACTTCCGGCTCCCCCGGGTGGCCTCGATCAACGTCTCGGGGCACAAGTACGGACGCGTGTACCCAGGGGTGGGCTGGATAGTGTGGCGTGACGCCGCTGCCCTTCCCGAGGAGCTCGTGTTCCGTGTGAACTACCTGGGTGGCGACATGCCCACCTTCGGCCTCAACTTCTCCCGCCCGGGATCTCAGGTGGTGGCGCAGTACTACAACTTCCTCCGCCTGGGCTGGGATGGCTTCAGGGCGGTACAGCGGGGGTGCCGGGACGTGGCCATGTTCCTGTCGGCCGAGATCGCCGCCACGGGCCGGTTCGACCTTCTCAGCGACGGCTCCCAGCTGCCGGTGTTCGCCTTCACGACCAAGCCGGGCACGGCGTTCGACGTCTTCGACCTCTCGGCCCATCTGCGTGCGCGTGGGTGGCAGGTACCTGCGTACACGTTTCCCGACAACCGCACCGACCTCGCCGCTGCTCGGGTGGTCGTCCGCCAAGGCAGCAAGGACGCCGCCGAGCTCTTCCTGGACGATCTTCGCCGCGGCGTGGAGGCGCTCGACCGCACCGGCGGAGGCGTCGGCGAGCACCAGAGCTCGTTCCATCACTGA